Proteins found in one Echinimonas agarilytica genomic segment:
- a CDS encoding MBL fold metallo-hydrolase gives MQYHIIPVTPFMQNCSIIWCPETLKAAVVDPGGDMARLNSFIAEKGLTLTKVLLTHAHIDHAGATADMAQQYSIPIEGPHLEDQFWIDGLDQQSRMFGFPKVETFTPTRWLAQDDRVTVGQQELEVRFCPGHTPGHVVFVNHSSKWSIVGDVIFQNSIGRTDFPKGDHATLIDSIQQQIMSLPDDYAILPGHGPKTTVGQERRSNPHLVQDGW, from the coding sequence ATGCAATACCACATCATTCCAGTCACGCCTTTTATGCAAAATTGTTCCATTATATGGTGCCCTGAAACCCTCAAGGCCGCAGTGGTTGATCCCGGAGGCGACATGGCACGTCTCAATTCGTTTATTGCGGAAAAGGGGCTAACACTGACCAAGGTATTGCTAACCCACGCACATATCGACCATGCTGGGGCAACCGCTGACATGGCACAGCAATATTCAATCCCTATTGAAGGTCCACATCTAGAAGATCAATTTTGGATCGACGGTTTAGACCAACAAAGTCGAATGTTTGGATTTCCTAAGGTTGAAACTTTCACTCCTACCCGGTGGCTGGCTCAAGACGACCGAGTCACGGTGGGTCAGCAGGAGTTAGAAGTGCGTTTTTGTCCCGGCCATACGCCCGGCCATGTGGTATTCGTGAACCACTCCAGTAAATGGTCAATCGTGGGTGATGTCATTTTCCAAAATTCCATTGGTCGGACTGACTTTCCGAAAGGCGATCACGCCACACTTATTGATTCCATCCAACAACAGATTATGTCTCTACCCGACGACTATGCGATTCTCCCTGGCCACGGCCCCAAAACAACCGTAGGGCAGGAACGCCGAAGTAACCCTCACTTAGTTCAAGACGGTTGGTAA
- the rdgC gene encoding recombination-associated protein RdgC, which translates to MWFKNLIFYRFSKPFDMSQDKFEQALQEFAFKPCGSQDVSQYGWTTPLGHQTDGLVHAGSGCYWITAKKEEKMLPAPVIKEMVEEKAEKISEAEQRKVSNKEKQQLKEEVVMTLLPRAFSRFSSTSAYIDTKEGLLVVDAASFNKAEDLMALLRKTLGSLPVLPVEVMEAPGAIMNKWLLENFRPAQFTITEEAELAELGEDGAVAKFKRQPLDSDEVLAHIEAGKQVVKLSMMFDDRIEFLLHDDLTVKRIKFTELVTDENEDVGTEDPIARLDADFTLMCAELAAFIKALLNAFGGELLPEQR; encoded by the coding sequence ATGTGGTTTAAAAACCTGATCTTTTATCGCTTCTCCAAACCTTTCGATATGTCGCAAGACAAGTTTGAACAGGCGCTTCAGGAGTTTGCATTCAAACCTTGTGGCTCACAGGACGTTAGCCAATATGGCTGGACTACCCCGCTAGGGCATCAAACCGATGGTTTAGTGCATGCGGGTTCAGGTTGCTACTGGATCACAGCCAAGAAAGAAGAAAAAATGCTACCGGCTCCGGTCATTAAAGAAATGGTCGAAGAAAAAGCCGAGAAAATTTCAGAAGCCGAACAGCGCAAAGTGAGCAACAAAGAAAAGCAACAACTCAAAGAAGAAGTGGTAATGACGCTGTTACCGCGAGCCTTTAGCCGCTTTTCATCGACTTCGGCTTACATTGACACCAAAGAAGGTTTGTTGGTGGTTGATGCCGCAAGCTTTAACAAAGCCGAAGACTTAATGGCATTACTCCGCAAAACATTAGGTTCTTTACCCGTTCTGCCCGTCGAAGTGATGGAAGCCCCAGGAGCAATCATGAACAAATGGTTGCTGGAAAACTTTAGACCCGCTCAGTTTACGATTACCGAAGAAGCCGAATTAGCCGAGCTTGGAGAAGACGGCGCTGTGGCTAAATTTAAACGCCAACCACTCGATAGCGATGAAGTGCTTGCACACATTGAAGCTGGCAAACAGGTGGTGAAATTGTCGATGATGTTTGATGATCGCATTGAATTTCTACTACACGACGACCTCACAGTAAAACGTATTAAGTTTACTGAGCTGGTCACAGACGAAAACGAAGACGTGGGAACCGAAGATCCTATTGCTCGTTTAGACGCTGACTTCACGCTAATGTGTGCCGAATTGGCCGCGTTTATAAAAGCGTTGCTCAATGCTTTTGGCGGAGAACTGCTGCCAGAACAACGATAA
- a CDS encoding HDOD domain-containing protein encodes MSTESALLSILTEKIRQDALILPTLPEVAIKIRDVADDPASTLHDIARVVGTDAALSARIIRVANTAYNSRSATIDTVSAAVFRIGLRAIKNVAIAMALEQLFISSNPIVKSCLRRVWQQSVAVACASIAVSEEYLLTHKSSPVSRDRLALAALLHEIGALPILTEAEIQAPDQISTKFLNNVIEKVSCTVGVHIVRHWNLGEDFAKVVWQWRNGAFQSEQVDYLDFVRLGYLYYQKTQFNIDVKEELEYYVDKGAINSVDVFMSHEFTNKLAQERLLYE; translated from the coding sequence ATGTCTACGGAAAGCGCACTACTGAGTATTTTGACTGAAAAAATTCGTCAAGACGCTCTTATTCTCCCTACCTTACCGGAAGTGGCGATTAAAATTAGAGATGTAGCCGATGACCCTGCGAGTACTTTGCATGATATTGCGCGTGTCGTAGGTACGGATGCGGCATTGTCAGCACGCATTATTCGTGTAGCGAATACAGCTTATAACAGTCGTTCGGCAACAATAGACACTGTATCGGCAGCGGTTTTTCGTATTGGCCTTCGAGCCATTAAGAATGTTGCGATTGCAATGGCGCTTGAGCAGCTATTTATTTCTTCAAACCCTATTGTGAAGTCGTGCTTGAGGCGTGTTTGGCAGCAAAGTGTTGCTGTGGCTTGCGCATCTATCGCGGTGTCTGAAGAATACTTGCTGACTCATAAGAGCAGCCCTGTTTCTCGCGATCGTTTGGCTCTGGCTGCCTTGTTGCATGAAATTGGCGCATTGCCAATTTTGACCGAAGCAGAGATTCAAGCGCCTGATCAAATCTCAACTAAGTTTTTGAATAACGTCATAGAAAAAGTCAGTTGTACTGTGGGTGTACACATTGTGCGCCACTGGAACTTAGGTGAAGACTTTGCCAAGGTGGTGTGGCAATGGCGTAACGGTGCGTTTCAGAGTGAGCAGGTGGACTACTTAGATTTTGTGCGTTTGGGCTATTTGTATTACCAAAAAACGCAGTTCAATATTGATGTGAAAGAAGAGCTTGAGTACTACGTGGATAAAGGCGCGATTAACTCAGTAGACGTATTTATGAGCCATGAGTTTACCAATAAACTTGCGCAAGAGCGTTTGCTTTACGAGTAA
- the yegQ gene encoding tRNA 5-hydroxyuridine modification protein YegQ: MLSPELLSPAGTLKNMRYAFAYGADAVYAGQPRYSLRVRNNEFNHANLKLGIDEAHALGKQFYVVNNISPHNTKLKTFVKDLKPVVEMNPDALIMADPGLIMLAREHFPDMPIHLSVQANAVNWATVKFWQQMGVTRTILSRELSLDEIEEIRMRVPEMELEVFVHGALCMAYSGRCLLSGYINKRDPNQGTCTNACRWKYDAHEAQENETGDVVAVDPSVDLQITQSMQEVPATLGQGAPTDKMYLLQEGNRPGEYMPAFEDEHGTYIMNSRDLRAVEHVERLTKMGVHSLKIEGRTKSFYYCARTAQVYRRAIDDAVAGKPFDPTLLGSLEHLAHRGYTEGFLRRHTHDSYQNYDFGYSVSTSQQFVGEVKQRMSNGLVEVDVKNRFDKGHHIELMTPKGNMSFILEHMENNKGEMMEVAPGNGYIVYLAIPEEVDVEHGLIMRNLNDQENTRKPF; encoded by the coding sequence ATGTTGAGTCCCGAGTTGCTATCTCCCGCCGGCACATTAAAAAATATGCGGTACGCTTTTGCTTACGGTGCAGATGCCGTTTATGCAGGCCAACCTCGCTATAGTCTTCGTGTCAGAAATAATGAATTCAATCATGCCAATTTAAAGTTAGGGATTGATGAAGCACATGCGCTTGGCAAACAATTCTATGTAGTCAACAACATCTCACCACACAACACAAAACTCAAAACCTTTGTCAAAGATTTGAAGCCAGTCGTAGAAATGAACCCCGATGCACTGATCATGGCCGACCCCGGTTTAATTATGCTGGCGCGTGAACACTTTCCAGATATGCCAATACACCTATCTGTGCAAGCTAACGCAGTCAATTGGGCCACCGTTAAATTCTGGCAACAAATGGGCGTAACTCGGACTATTTTGTCGCGCGAACTATCGCTCGATGAAATTGAAGAAATTCGAATGAGAGTGCCTGAGATGGAACTTGAAGTCTTTGTTCATGGAGCCCTGTGCATGGCCTATTCAGGCCGATGTTTGTTGTCGGGGTACATCAATAAACGCGATCCCAACCAAGGAACCTGCACCAACGCATGCCGCTGGAAATATGATGCGCACGAAGCGCAAGAAAATGAAACAGGAGATGTGGTTGCAGTCGACCCCAGCGTCGACCTCCAAATCACTCAAAGCATGCAAGAAGTTCCAGCCACCTTGGGCCAAGGCGCACCCACCGACAAGATGTACTTGTTGCAAGAAGGTAACCGCCCTGGCGAGTACATGCCTGCGTTTGAAGACGAGCATGGCACTTACATCATGAACTCTCGTGATTTGAGAGCGGTTGAGCATGTTGAAAGACTCACCAAAATGGGCGTTCACTCACTCAAGATTGAAGGCCGGACCAAATCATTTTATTACTGTGCCCGCACTGCGCAAGTGTACCGCCGAGCCATTGATGATGCAGTGGCCGGCAAGCCATTTGACCCCACACTACTCGGGTCTTTAGAGCATCTAGCTCACCGTGGATACACCGAAGGCTTCTTACGCCGACATACTCATGACTCCTATCAAAACTACGACTTCGGATACTCCGTGAGTACCAGCCAACAGTTTGTGGGCGAAGTCAAACAGCGCATGAGCAATGGGTTGGTTGAAGTTGATGTGAAAAACCGCTTCGACAAAGGTCATCATATTGAGCTGATGACGCCGAAAGGAAACATGAGTTTCATTCTTGAACACATGGAAAACAATAAGGGTGAAATGATGGAAGTCGCGCCCGGAAATGGTTACATCGTGTATTTGGCAATTCCTGAAGAAGTCGACGTGGAACATGGCCTCATCATGCGCAATTTAAATGACCAAGAAAACACACGAAAGCCTTTTTAG
- a CDS encoding helix-turn-helix transcriptional regulator yields the protein MIKSERLLQLLTLLRAKRTAITATQLAERLEVSERTIYRDIKSLIASGIDVDGEAGVGYMLASKSSVPPLMFSEQELESLMLGMRLVKALSDDALAHSAQTALDKIKAVLPERSALAHEQKTTKFVVPDFGHSKRAQYSELIRQAIEQKCCLSMTYIDAKERRSTRNVAPLGLLFWGATWTLVAWCELRNDYRMFRLDRIELAQLTDVPFEVTEERNFQHYLRQWDESASTDFW from the coding sequence TTGATTAAATCGGAACGGCTATTACAACTGTTAACTTTGTTGCGTGCGAAGCGTACTGCCATTACAGCAACACAACTTGCTGAACGTTTGGAAGTGTCCGAGCGCACTATTTATCGAGATATTAAGTCGCTCATTGCATCTGGCATTGATGTGGATGGTGAGGCAGGCGTGGGTTACATGCTTGCTTCTAAGTCATCGGTTCCGCCACTCATGTTTAGTGAGCAAGAGTTAGAGTCATTAATGCTGGGCATGAGATTGGTCAAGGCACTGAGTGATGATGCTTTAGCACATTCTGCGCAGACTGCATTGGATAAAATTAAAGCGGTTTTACCCGAGCGCTCAGCTCTTGCACATGAGCAAAAGACCACCAAATTTGTCGTGCCTGATTTTGGTCATTCCAAACGCGCACAATATAGTGAATTGATTCGCCAAGCGATTGAACAAAAGTGCTGTTTATCGATGACTTACATCGATGCCAAAGAAAGACGAAGTACTCGGAACGTTGCGCCCCTGGGGCTGCTGTTTTGGGGGGCAACGTGGACTCTCGTTGCTTGGTGTGAGCTGCGCAATGATTACCGTATGTTTAGGCTCGACCGGATTGAATTGGCTCAGCTCACAGATGTTCCATTTGAGGTGACTGAAGAGCGTAATTTTCAGCATTATTTACGACAGTGGGATGAGTCTGCATCGACTGATTTTTGGTAA
- a CDS encoding VOC family protein, with protein MSESTHAEPLVSPSIMSHVSVGSNRLPEALAFYDQVLLTIGARRVIDIEGVAVAYGKEFPEFWVQLPHNLKSAETANGVHFAFLAQTPTVVDAFYAAAMKAGATDDGAPGPRPMYSDAYYGCFVRDLDGHKIEAMYWDASKAPSESNT; from the coding sequence ATGTCTGAATCAACACACGCCGAGCCGCTTGTTAGCCCCTCGATTATGTCTCATGTTTCGGTGGGCTCTAACCGCTTGCCCGAAGCACTGGCATTTTACGACCAAGTTCTGTTGACCATAGGTGCGCGCCGAGTGATCGACATTGAAGGCGTCGCGGTCGCATATGGGAAGGAATTTCCTGAATTTTGGGTGCAACTTCCCCACAATTTAAAATCAGCAGAAACAGCAAACGGCGTGCATTTTGCGTTTTTAGCGCAAACGCCTACTGTGGTCGATGCATTTTATGCTGCTGCCATGAAAGCCGGAGCAACTGATGACGGCGCTCCGGGCCCAAGACCTATGTATTCAGATGCCTATTACGGTTGTTTTGTACGGGATCTAGATGGCCATAAAATTGAAGCTATGTATTGGGATGCATCTAAGGCGCCATCAGAATCAAACACATAA
- a CDS encoding DUF2141 domain-containing protein — MNVLNLSKHLNKLGQSIAACGVLVGASATAADIALVIEGYEQIQGTSYISIYNSQASYDAEKNAVFLAQMAPASHTLRITLHDLADGEYAVKMFHDENDNGQLDTNMLGIPSEPYGFSNEAGAFGPASFEDAKVTVKGDTELRIKL; from the coding sequence ATGAACGTACTTAACTTATCGAAGCACTTGAATAAACTTGGTCAAAGCATTGCTGCATGTGGCGTCTTGGTGGGCGCATCTGCAACAGCAGCAGATATTGCACTTGTTATTGAAGGCTATGAGCAAATACAAGGCACATCCTATATTTCCATTTACAACAGCCAAGCAAGCTACGATGCTGAAAAGAATGCGGTATTTCTGGCGCAAATGGCGCCTGCCAGTCATACGCTTCGTATAACCTTGCATGATTTAGCCGATGGCGAATATGCGGTGAAAATGTTTCATGATGAGAATGACAACGGACAGCTTGATACTAACATGCTGGGGATTCCATCTGAGCCCTATGGTTTTAGCAATGAAGCCGGAGCGTTTGGCCCAGCCAGCTTTGAGGATGCCAAAGTGACAGTCAAAGGTGACACCGAACTGCGCATCAAACTTTAA
- a CDS encoding bifunctional 4-hydroxy-2-oxoglutarate aldolase/2-dehydro-3-deoxy-phosphogluconate aldolase encodes MRQHRLGRILEEKLVMIIRVKNPDDIDAIVECFDLAGVRVLEITSNTPKYCDAIRRLKKAYPHLLIGAGTVTNASLAHEAIEAGAEFLVTPNTSEEIVSVAHQHEVPVLMGAFSPTEIVTAVEAGADIVKLFPAGSLGTEYLESLAKGPLNDVIFMPVGGVSDDNFKSWFDAGGKGVGIGGSLAQPVRSEEQKQALVQRLKAVVEQLHTKERY; translated from the coding sequence ATGCGACAGCATCGTTTAGGCCGAATTTTGGAAGAAAAATTAGTCATGATCATCCGGGTTAAAAACCCAGATGACATTGACGCGATTGTCGAATGTTTTGATTTGGCAGGTGTTAGAGTGCTGGAAATTACCAGTAACACGCCAAAATATTGTGATGCGATTCGCCGGTTAAAGAAAGCCTATCCGCATTTGCTCATTGGTGCGGGAACAGTGACCAACGCTTCGTTGGCTCATGAAGCGATTGAAGCGGGTGCAGAATTTTTGGTCACGCCTAATACCTCTGAAGAAATTGTTTCAGTGGCGCATCAGCATGAAGTGCCGGTGTTGATGGGCGCGTTTTCTCCAACAGAAATAGTCACAGCCGTTGAAGCCGGTGCCGATATCGTGAAGTTGTTTCCGGCGGGCAGTTTGGGGACAGAGTACTTGGAATCTTTGGCGAAAGGGCCATTGAATGACGTGATCTTTATGCCTGTAGGAGGTGTGAGTGACGATAACTTCAAAAGCTGGTTTGACGCGGGAGGCAAAGGCGTGGGTATTGGTGGCAGTTTAGCGCAACCGGTGCGCTCGGAAGAACAAAAGCAAGCGTTAGTTCAACGCTTGAAGGCAGTGGTAGAACAGCTACACACCAAAGAACGATATTGA
- a CDS encoding sugar kinase encodes MSTVFFGEVMLRLTPSKPQEQLIVAGPLSVDFAGAESNVASSLCRFGHRTEYVTKFPAHALGDAAMASLQKYGIGTSHILRGGERMGIYFIELGASIRPSRVIYDRAYSSISEITDNEFDWQSILAGQEWLFLGGITPALSEQCALESIKAARAAREMGVKVAFDLNFRRSLWQDASKAREYFSAIMHLADLVFANAGGLADVYEHSFDLNDPLDEAVNVGLFLHETFNVDAAITGRIHHSASKNTVMGTFLVDGKVSTSLPIEVDILDRLGTGDCFAAGILHGILKGWNADRTVDFANAAFALGHTFFGDQNWLNEREVEAAASGHQSGHIIR; translated from the coding sequence ATGAGTACGGTGTTTTTTGGTGAGGTTATGTTGCGGCTCACGCCGTCAAAACCACAAGAGCAGCTGATTGTTGCAGGTCCGTTGTCGGTTGATTTTGCAGGCGCAGAGTCAAACGTTGCTAGCAGTTTGTGTCGTTTTGGTCATCGCACGGAATATGTCACTAAATTTCCTGCCCATGCTTTGGGTGATGCCGCAATGGCGAGTCTGCAAAAATATGGCATTGGCACCTCGCATATTCTACGCGGTGGCGAACGCATGGGTATTTACTTTATTGAGCTTGGTGCTTCAATACGGCCTTCACGTGTCATCTATGACCGAGCATATTCTTCCATCTCTGAAATTACAGACAATGAATTTGATTGGCAGTCTATTTTAGCCGGCCAAGAGTGGTTGTTTCTGGGCGGTATCACGCCTGCATTGTCAGAGCAATGCGCACTTGAAAGCATAAAGGCTGCAAGAGCTGCGCGTGAGATGGGCGTCAAAGTCGCCTTTGACTTGAACTTCCGTCGTAGCCTTTGGCAAGACGCGTCCAAAGCGCGGGAATACTTTTCTGCGATTATGCATTTGGCGGATTTGGTCTTTGCGAATGCTGGTGGTTTGGCTGATGTATACGAGCATTCATTTGATCTGAATGATCCTCTCGACGAAGCGGTGAACGTAGGGCTTTTTCTTCATGAAACATTCAACGTCGATGCTGCGATTACCGGACGTATCCACCATAGCGCAAGTAAAAATACAGTAATGGGTACTTTTTTAGTGGACGGGAAAGTGTCTACATCGTTGCCGATTGAGGTCGATATCTTAGATCGCTTAGGGACAGGCGACTGCTTTGCCGCAGGTATTTTGCACGGCATTTTGAAAGGCTGGAATGCGGATAGAACCGTAGATTTCGCCAATGCAGCTTTTGCCCTTGGGCACACGTTTTTTGGTGACCAAAACTGGTTGAACGAAAGAGAGGTTGAGGCGGCAGCGAGCGGTCATCAATCTGGACATATCATTCGATAA
- a CDS encoding MFS transporter: MSRTTSQQSSQAKRGKFGALALIFVSVVINYMDRTNISVAANAISEDLELTTIQMGLIFSAFAWTYSIMQIPGGMLVDAVRMRILYPTILVCWSLATLVQGMVSSLAAMIGCRMAIGVFEAPSYPANNKIVTHWFAEHERASAIAVYTSGQFIGLAFLMPFLAVIQEFFGWRGLFIVSGLIGIVWAAIWYFLYRDPSPESESENSNVSERSSHSNSEPVVAQSAVSWNNLKIAFSHRKLWGIYIGQFCLGGTLIFFLTWFPTYLADYRGLGDLNSGFVASIPFLAAFCGVLLSGFISDALVKKGYSKEFSRKAPIVVGMLLSTSVIGANYVDSTVMVTFFLSLTFFGNGLASIAWVFVSLIAPRHMVGLVGGCFNFIGGLSAVTVPLAIGYLAKDGDFRPALVMICCLALMGLCSYLFLVGKIEPIELSEQEKAQ; encoded by the coding sequence ATGTCAAGGACAACCTCACAGCAATCGAGTCAAGCCAAACGCGGTAAGTTTGGCGCGCTGGCTCTGATTTTCGTCAGCGTCGTCATTAACTACATGGACAGAACCAATATTTCTGTTGCCGCCAACGCCATTTCGGAAGACTTAGAACTTACAACGATTCAGATGGGGCTTATATTTTCGGCCTTTGCATGGACCTATTCGATCATGCAGATCCCCGGCGGTATGTTGGTTGATGCGGTTCGCATGAGAATATTATACCCAACAATATTGGTGTGCTGGTCGTTGGCAACCTTAGTGCAAGGCATGGTGAGTTCATTGGCTGCCATGATCGGTTGTCGCATGGCTATTGGAGTGTTTGAAGCGCCTTCATATCCTGCGAACAATAAAATTGTGACGCATTGGTTTGCCGAGCATGAACGCGCAAGCGCTATTGCTGTGTATACGTCAGGACAATTTATCGGGCTGGCGTTCTTAATGCCATTTTTGGCGGTGATCCAAGAGTTTTTTGGTTGGCGCGGCTTGTTCATCGTGTCGGGACTTATCGGCATTGTGTGGGCTGCAATTTGGTATTTTCTTTATCGTGACCCAAGCCCTGAGTCCGAATCTGAAAACAGCAATGTGTCAGAGCGCAGCAGTCACAGCAACAGTGAGCCTGTGGTCGCGCAATCTGCGGTGAGTTGGAACAATCTTAAAATAGCGTTTTCGCACCGTAAGCTTTGGGGGATTTACATTGGTCAGTTCTGCCTAGGTGGAACACTTATTTTCTTCTTAACATGGTTCCCAACCTATCTTGCTGATTACCGAGGACTAGGCGATCTGAACTCGGGTTTTGTGGCTTCTATTCCATTTTTAGCTGCATTTTGTGGCGTGCTGCTATCGGGCTTTATTTCAGATGCATTAGTGAAAAAAGGCTATTCCAAAGAGTTCTCTCGCAAAGCCCCTATTGTGGTTGGAATGCTGTTATCCACCTCTGTGATTGGTGCCAATTATGTTGATAGCACAGTCATGGTTACCTTCTTTTTGTCTTTAACTTTCTTTGGCAACGGTCTTGCGTCAATCGCATGGGTGTTTGTTTCACTGATTGCACCGCGCCATATGGTGGGATTAGTGGGAGGTTGCTTTAACTTCATTGGTGGATTGTCTGCGGTAACCGTGCCTTTAGCGATAGGTTACTTAGCAAAAGATGGTGATTTTAGACCTGCATTAGTCATGATTTGTTGCTTGGCCTTGATGGGGTTGTGTTCCTACTTATTTTTGGTTGGAAAAATCGAGCCGATTGAGCTGTCTGAGCAGGAGAAAGCGCAATGA
- a CDS encoding mandelate racemase/muconate lactonizing enzyme family protein: MKITNIKAYAFWLGFRNVCLVKVETDEGLYGWGESGLSGREKAVMGAIEHYKQFLIGKSAFNIGALWQDMYRSQYFEGGRVLSAAISAIDIALHDVCAKALRVPVHQLLGGKQRNHVPVFVTSILPYGQEMVDELVSFKEQGWTVMRATTGVHGTAGESSLFDPRASIAEAAHWLTKAREALGPEIVLGVDYHHRLSVPETISLCERMPPGTLDFIEEPIRAESPKVYEGLRQRVNVPLAIGEEFASKWDFAPYVDAGLTDFGRVDICNAGGLTESMKIAAMCETQYIDMMPHNPLSPICTAASIHYCAAIPNLAWLEWPPYDGDMSDYDRIFSARPQLVNNVLELPEGNGLGIDVNEDELQDLTFKFWETPRLHKNDGSFTNW; this comes from the coding sequence ATGAAAATTACTAACATCAAAGCCTATGCATTTTGGCTTGGCTTTCGAAACGTCTGCTTGGTCAAAGTAGAAACCGACGAAGGTCTATATGGCTGGGGCGAGTCGGGGTTGTCGGGTCGTGAAAAAGCAGTCATGGGCGCGATTGAACATTACAAACAATTTTTAATCGGTAAGTCAGCTTTTAATATTGGTGCATTGTGGCAAGACATGTATCGAAGCCAGTACTTTGAAGGCGGAAGAGTATTGTCTGCGGCTATATCAGCCATTGATATTGCCCTCCATGACGTTTGCGCAAAGGCGTTGAGAGTTCCGGTTCATCAGTTGCTTGGCGGCAAACAACGCAATCATGTCCCTGTATTTGTGACTTCTATTCTGCCGTACGGTCAGGAGATGGTCGATGAATTGGTGTCATTCAAAGAGCAAGGGTGGACTGTCATGCGAGCAACAACGGGTGTACACGGTACTGCCGGAGAATCGTCTTTGTTTGACCCAAGAGCATCCATTGCAGAGGCGGCTCACTGGCTCACGAAAGCTCGAGAAGCCTTGGGCCCTGAAATTGTCCTCGGGGTGGATTACCACCACCGTTTGAGTGTGCCAGAAACAATTTCTTTATGTGAGCGAATGCCCCCAGGCACGCTCGACTTTATTGAAGAGCCTATTCGAGCCGAGTCGCCCAAGGTCTATGAAGGTTTAAGGCAGCGTGTCAACGTGCCGCTGGCGATTGGAGAAGAGTTTGCAAGTAAGTGGGATTTCGCGCCTTACGTTGATGCTGGGCTTACCGACTTTGGGCGAGTGGATATTTGTAATGCAGGCGGCTTAACCGAGTCTATGAAAATTGCAGCTATGTGCGAAACGCAATATATCGACATGATGCCGCACAATCCATTGAGTCCAATTTGTACTGCTGCATCCATTCACTATTGTGCAGCAATTCCTAATTTAGCTTGGTTGGAATGGCCTCCTTATGATGGCGATATGAGCGATTATGATCGCATTTTCAGCGCGCGCCCTCAGCTGGTGAACAACGTGTTGGAGTTGCCTGAAGGAAATGGCTTGGGAATTGATGTGAACGAAGATGAGCTGCAAGACCTTACGTTCAAATTCTGGGAAACACCGCGTTTGCATAAAAACGACGGTTCGTTCACCAACTGGTAA
- a CDS encoding GntR family transcriptional regulator yields MNPLTESQDKSWSANQTIYDQILSDIAHGIWVSGDRLVTTSLAKRYDTSVNPIREALKQLEGEGFVTFQKNSGARVAQFEYSTMRDVFEILQLLEPYFLNWFTDSYTAKNIACLEAIMEQMKAISHENPAEFRELDTKFHWEMYKGHYNESAVQLWKSKKIVLQAMHCNIPIHHRRYEQALNEHQQLLDLLKSNESERAKELLVQHILNGGDYWSKNLAR; encoded by the coding sequence ATGAATCCTCTAACCGAGAGTCAGGATAAAAGCTGGAGCGCTAATCAGACCATATACGATCAGATTTTGTCTGACATAGCTCATGGCATTTGGGTCAGTGGCGATCGCCTTGTAACAACGTCATTAGCGAAACGCTATGACACCAGTGTGAACCCTATTCGAGAGGCGCTTAAGCAACTTGAGGGGGAAGGTTTTGTGACGTTCCAGAAGAATAGCGGTGCTCGAGTCGCACAATTTGAATACAGCACTATGAGAGATGTGTTCGAAATTTTGCAGCTATTAGAACCGTATTTTCTAAATTGGTTTACCGACTCTTACACCGCCAAAAACATTGCATGCCTAGAAGCCATCATGGAGCAAATGAAGGCTATTTCTCACGAGAACCCTGCAGAGTTTCGCGAACTCGATACCAAATTTCATTGGGAAATGTACAAAGGACATTACAACGAATCTGCGGTGCAGTTATGGAAAAGCAAGAAAATTGTACTGCAGGCTATGCACTGCAACATCCCTATCCATCATCGCCGTTACGAGCAAGCGTTAAATGAACATCAGCAATTGCTCGACTTGCTCAAGTCAAACGAAAGCGAGCGTGCAAAAGAACTGCTCGTACAACACATCTTAAACGGCGGCGACTATTGGTCTAAAAACCTAGCCCGCTGA